DNA from Desulfarculus baarsii DSM 2075:
TGCGCCGGCGTGCTGGACATCAAAACCGGCGTGGTTCTGCACGCGCTCAACCTGCCCTTGTTCAACGGCCAGGCCCTGGTGGGGCTGGTTTCGGAGGCGCTGGGCCTGCCGGCGGTGCTGGAAAACGACGCCAACCTCTACGCCCTGGGCGAACAGAGCTTTGGCGCGGGCCAGGGCCACGCCGACCTGGTCTGCCTGACCCTGGGCACGGGCGTGGGCGGCGGGCTGATCATGGACGGTCGGCTGGTGCGCGGGCCGCTGGGCTCGGCCGGCGAGATCGGCCACATCCTGGTTGTCGGTGACGGCCGGCTCTGCGGCTGCGGGGCCCGGGGCTGCCTGGAGGCCTACGCCTCGGCCACGGGCCTGCGGGGCATGCTGGTCGAGGCCCTGGACGCCGGGCGCCAGACGAGCCTGGGCCGCGAGGACTCGGTGGCGGCCATGGGCGCGGCGGCCCTGGCCGGCGACGAGCTGGCGCGGGAGCTGTTCGCCGTGGCCGGGATGGCTTTGGGCCGGGCCTTTGCCGATCTGATTTGCACTTTGGGCCTAGACCTGATAATCCTGGGTGGCGGGGTCTCGCGAAGTTGGGAGATGATGCGCCCGGCGGCCCACGAAGAACTGGCCCGGCGGCTGCGCGTGCTTGATCCGGCCCGGGTGCGGGTGATTGCCGGCGCGCTGGGCGACGACGCGCCGGTGCTGGGCGCGGCGGCCCTGGCCCGCCAACTACTTGCGCGATAACGCCTAATTCTAGCAACGAGGGCAAGACCATAAATGGCCAAGGACGACATCAAACAGATCTTGAAAGAGCCCGACGAGTTCATCACCTTCACCGACAAGGCGGTCAAGTGGGCCCGGGCCAACGCCAAGGCGTTATTCATCGGCGCGGCCGCGGCGGTGCTGCTGATCGGCGCGGGCGTGGGCCTGCGCTCCTACGCCAGCCACCGCGACGCCCAGGCCATGGACAAGCTGGGCCCGGTGATGCTGGTGTATGAAAAATACCTCGGCGGCCAGATCGACGGCCCGGCCCTGCAGACCATGCGGGAGGCCCTGGGCATGATCGCCGACGAATACAGCGCCACGCCGGCCGGCCGCCAGGCCCGCCTGGCCCTGGCCCAGACGCTCTATGGCCAGGGCGAATACGATCAAGCCGCCCAGGAGTTCGCGGCCCTGGGCCAGGATTCCTCGCTGGAGGCCGAGCTTTTGCCCCTGGCCCTGCATGGCCTGGCCCAGAGCCAGGAGGCCCTGGGCAAATACGACGAGGCGCAGAAGAGCTATCAGCGGGCCATCCAGGCGGCCGGGCCCGATCTGGCCGCGCTCTACGCCCTGGACCGGGCCAGGGCCCTGGCCGCCGCCGGCGACCAGGCCGGGGCCATCGCCATCTACGAAAAGGCCCTGCAAGGCGGCCCCGACGACCAAAGCCGCCAGACCATCGTCGCCGCCCTGGCCCGCCTGGGCCACACCGTGGCCGACGCGCGGCCGGCGGCCGACCCGGCCCAGCCCCAGCCGGCCAAATAAGCGCCAAAACGCGGCGATTCGCCGGCGGCGGGAGCGACCCTCCCGGCGCCGGTTTTTTTCGCGCCGGCTCAGAGCCGTTGCATGCTCATGAAGCGCATGTTGCCGGTTCGCAGCATGGCCCAGGCCATGTCCTGGTGGGCCTTGACCGCCTCCTGGAAACGCCACCAGTCGGTGGTTTGGCGCGAACCCGGATCGCGCCAAGTATAGATGTCGGCGACCACCGGGATCTCGCGGCCCAAAAACTCCAGGTTCTGGCCCATCCAGCGGTCCTTGAGGCCGCGCACCTCTTCGTTGACGGCCATGTCCAGCCACAGCTCCGGGTCGTAGCGCGGGATCGCCTGGCCGCCGAAAAACGGCTTTTCGCCCAGGGCGACGTAGCGTTCGATGCGCTCGTCGCTCATGACGTTTTGGTCGTCGCGCTTGCCCATGGCCTGGTTGAGCTCCAGGCGCATGGCCGCCAGGCGGCGGCTGGCCTCTTGCGGGCTCATGGCCGGATCGATCCGGCCCATGAACATGGTCATGACGGCCTCGGCGGCTTCCAGAAAGCGCTGGCGGTTGTCCACCTGGCCGCTGACCATGCGCGGGTCTTGCCAGACGGCGGTGGGCAGATCGGGCAGGTGGCCGGCGTCGGCGTGGCCGATGTTGGGCGAAAGTTTTTCCAGGGGCCCATTCATGGCGTTGAAGGCGTCGAAATAGCCCACGAAGTTTTGGTGGGCCCAGGTGTCGGCAAAGGCGTGGGTGGCCACGCCGATGCGTTGCAAGTCGTCGGTTTGGATAGCGGCGCGCAGCAGCTCCGAGGCGTTTTGGTTGCCTGGGGTGGTGTTTAGCATGTGCAGGCAGCCGTCGAGGCGCATGCAGGCCTCGCTCATGGGCTCGCCGGGCACGAAGTGAAAAATCGGGTAGATGCGCATCAGCCGGTCCTTGGGCTTCAAGATGTCCATGGTCTGGCTGATGTAGTTCTGATAGGCCGACGCCTGGCCCTTGTCGATGTCGAACTGAAACTTGTTGTCGTCGACATATTGGCTGGCGTAGGCGATTTTCAGGGCGTCAGCGGGGGGGTAGCCGGCGGCGGCGGCCACCAGATAGGTCATGTAATAGTGAAACTCCACGTCCATGGGGCATGCTCCCGGGGCAGGCGCGGTTTGCTGGGGCGCGGCCGGCCGCGGCCGGCGCGGGTGGCGCGGGCGTCATCAAACCTCCTTTCCGGGCGCGGGGCCCTGGCCTGGGCGTCGAGGGCCGGCGCGGGGCGGCCCTAGCGGTCGCAGGTCGATCGCCTAATACATTCTAGGCCGTTGGCGTTGGCGAAATCCTTGAAAATCGGCGCGGCGGCCAGGTTGCCGGCGAAAAGTTCGCGCAGCAAAAAGAGTATCAGGCGGTCTTTTTCGGCGGCGGGCATGACCATGGCGCCCTCGATGCCCTCGATGCCGCAGGATTGCTCGCCGTATTCGCCGTTGTCAAAACCCTCGATGATCACGTCGCCGTTTTGCTCGACGCCGGCCCAGATGGTCACGAACCGCACTTCGTCGCGGTCGCCGACCCGGCCGTCGAAAAGCTTGATGGTCAGCCGACCCTTGCCGTCGCGTTGCAGGGGAAACCAGTGGACGTCTTTTTTGCTCATGAGCGCGCTCCGTTTTTTGTGGCCGTGCCTGGTTGTCGCTGCCTTCAAAGCATAGCACAAGCGCCGCGCTTTTGGCCCCGGCCGGCCGCTTTGGCCGCGCCAAGGGCCAAAGGATGTTAAAATAAAAACGCATCGACGAAAAAACGCGGCGGAGCGGCGATGAACATCAAAAAACGGGCCGAGGAACTGCTGGGGGCCAAGATCGCCGGTCCGCGCATCGTGCGCGACACCAGCGAGTTTTTGCGCATCGACCGGGGCGACGTGCTGGAGCTGGAAGGCCGGCTGTTTGTGATCAAGGGCGTGATGTTCGAGGGCCGCTTCGGCCTGGACGACGAGCCCAAGCCCTGGGTCAAGACGGGCCTGGACCTGGAAGACGGCGCGCCAAAGGTGCTCAAGCTGGTTTTTTTCGAGGAGTTCGACCTGCACCTGGGCGGCACGGTGATCCGCCGCTATCGCAGCCCGGCCAAGGAGGCCAGGGTGCTGGAGATCGTGCGCGATCATCCGTTGTTCATGCACGGCCAGACCCTGCGTGACGCCGCCGGCAACCCCGTGCGGGTCATCGAGCGCATCAGCGGCAAGCCTCTGTTCATCGACCTGGAGCCGCTGGGCCTGAGCCATCGCCAATACACCCAGCGCCATCTGCGCGGCGTGCTGGCAAAGGCCGTCGAGAGCATCCGGGCCATCAAGTTTTTGCACGACCAGGCCCAGCGCCACGGCGACATCAGGCGCGATCACATCTTTGTCGAAAACGACACCGGCCTGTGGCGCTGGATCGACTTCGACTACAACTACGACCAGATGGCCAACCCTTTCGGCCTGGACCTGTTTGGCCTGGGCAACGTCTTGTGCCACCTGATCGGCGCGGGCATCCCCACCAGCCAGTCGCTGGCCCAGAGCGATCCCCAGGCCCTGGCCCGCCTCGACGAGGGCGACATGTCGCTGGTGCTGCCCCACCGGGTGTTCAACCTGCGCAAGGTTTACCCCCACATCCCCGAGGAACTCAACCGCGTGCTCATGCATTTCACCTCGTCCACGCCGGTGTTTTACGAGC
Protein-coding regions in this window:
- a CDS encoding ROK family protein, producing the protein MAAWLGVDIGGTNTRVGLVDDGGLIAARGFPTRPAAGVGPWAERLRQEAAELRGPDPLGVGVACAGVLDIKTGVVLHALNLPLFNGQALVGLVSEALGLPAVLENDANLYALGEQSFGAGQGHADLVCLTLGTGVGGGLIMDGRLVRGPLGSAGEIGHILVVGDGRLCGCGARGCLEAYASATGLRGMLVEALDAGRQTSLGREDSVAAMGAAALAGDELARELFAVAGMALGRAFADLICTLGLDLIILGGGVSRSWEMMRPAAHEELARRLRVLDPARVRVIAGALGDDAPVLGAAALARQLLAR
- a CDS encoding YfgM family protein; the protein is MAKDDIKQILKEPDEFITFTDKAVKWARANAKALFIGAAAAVLLIGAGVGLRSYASHRDAQAMDKLGPVMLVYEKYLGGQIDGPALQTMREALGMIADEYSATPAGRQARLALAQTLYGQGEYDQAAQEFAALGQDSSLEAELLPLALHGLAQSQEALGKYDEAQKSYQRAIQAAGPDLAALYALDRARALAAAGDQAGAIAIYEKALQGGPDDQSRQTIVAALARLGHTVADARPAADPAQPQPAK
- a CDS encoding DUF6765 family protein, with product MDVEFHYYMTYLVAAAAGYPPADALKIAYASQYVDDNKFQFDIDKGQASAYQNYISQTMDILKPKDRLMRIYPIFHFVPGEPMSEACMRLDGCLHMLNTTPGNQNASELLRAAIQTDDLQRIGVATHAFADTWAHQNFVGYFDAFNAMNGPLEKLSPNIGHADAGHLPDLPTAVWQDPRMVSGQVDNRQRFLEAAEAVMTMFMGRIDPAMSPQEASRRLAAMRLELNQAMGKRDDQNVMSDERIERYVALGEKPFFGGQAIPRYDPELWLDMAVNEEVRGLKDRWMGQNLEFLGREIPVVADIYTWRDPGSRQTTDWWRFQEAVKAHQDMAWAMLRTGNMRFMSMQRL